One genomic segment of Oncorhynchus nerka isolate Pitt River linkage group LG16, Oner_Uvic_2.0, whole genome shotgun sequence includes these proteins:
- the lrrc45 gene encoding leucine-rich repeat-containing protein 45 isoform X1 has translation MEDFRRTYLRLCKEGGVDPQESVLAQLQETRGAAAGSRLDLRGHSLSVDTCAVLGRVLHKDTLFTELALSDCMLTEEGAKLLLNGLCANTTVKVLDLKGNNLRSTGAEALGKLLVRNKTLCRLVLEWNALGMWEEAFSVFCEGLATNACLTQLDLRNNQINHQGASELCLALKRNSTLQELDVRWNNIGLLGGRSFLEALQQNRTLTLLEMAGNNIPSDTLKALEQAMDHNSDRQSTVRESRSRTQVLSKEIQILKEEKGRQFLSLMETIDKQRDEMGRSTRSATTSIHVGQLQEALNERKSVVNSLTAKFQMTEAALAMSEQKNHNLGELLTRVKTEKDEQRERQSRERKKEQEDSALREGKLLREINSMSETNIQLKNKLEKMESRCKSQQDQIFELKQELTNSTAELKLRLAQAEERLEMEKKRSKQSLEDMNNLRQKEVDHVNRHLEESQRALQDRILKLEGQRIQLEEELSRAKAACVTERAQAEEEQGKVRVQVRLEEQQRVSGLEEKLRGLRQSRDESQSHCSQQKQTIAELQARSGQQSIETDGLRRRIEELQQELSGKDQEKVAEVSRVRVELQEQMGHLQAERTAQGGLKEKIAALEREMKVLASNHREATLDKESEISSLFEKLRLREAEIQRMREDEAQRASFLQNAILTYVQGSPLHYSPKK, from the exons ATGGAGGATTTCAGACGGACCTACCTGCGTCTGTGTAAGGAGGGGGGCGTGGATCCCCAGGAGTCAGTGCTAGCTCAGCTCCAGGAGACCAGGGGAGCCGCAGCAGGATCCAGGCTGGACCTGAGGGGACACAGCCTGTCTGTAGACACCTGTGCCGTGCTGGGGAGGGTCCTTCACAAAGACACACTCTTCACCGAGCTGGCCCTCAGTGACTGCATGCTCACTGAGGAAG GTGCCAAGCTGCTCCTGAATGGGCTGTGTGCCAACACTACTGTTAAAGTCCTGGATCTGAAG GGAAATAACTTGAGATCAACAGGAGCTGAGGCTTTAGGGAAGCTGTTGGTGAGAAACAAGACACTGTGCAG GCTGGTGTTGGAGTGGAATGCGTTGGGGATGTGGGAGGAGGCGTTCTCAGTGTTCTGTGAGGGTTTGGCCACCAACGCCTGTCTAACCCAGCTGGACCTGCGCAACAACCAGATCAACCACCAGGGGGCCTCGGAGCTCTGCCTGGCCCTCAAACGGAACAGCACCCTGCAGGAACTGG ATGTGAGGTGGAACAACATTGGTCTGCTGGGTGGCCGGTCCTTCCTGGAGGCTCTACAGCAGAACAGGACCCTGACACTCCTGGAGATGGCTGGAAACAACATCCCCAGCGACACACTCAAAGCCCTCG AGCAGGCGATGGATCATAACTCGGACAGGCAGTCCACTGTGAGAGAGAGCCGCAGCAGAACCCAGGTCCTCAGCAAGGAGATCCAGATCCTCAAGGAGGAGAAGGGACGCCAG tTTCTGAGTCTGATGGAGACcatagacaaacagagagacgagATGGGCCGAAGCACCAGGTCAGC GACCACATCTATCCATGTGGGTCAGCTACAGGAGGCCCTGAACGAGAGGAAGTCTGTTGTCAACTCTCTCACAGCCAA ATTCCAGATGACTGAGGCAGCACTGGCCATGTCGGAACAGAAGAACCACAACCTGGGAGAGCTGCTGACCAGAGTGAAGACTGAGAAAGACGAGCAGAGAGAAcgacagagcagggagaggaagaaagaacaGGAG GACAGTGCTCTGAGGGAGGGGAAGCTCCTCAGAGAGATTAACAGTATGTCAGAGACAAACATACAGCTCAAGAATAAG ttggagAAGATGGAGAGCAGGTGTAAGTCTCAGCAGGACCAGATTTTTGAGCTGAAGCAGGAGCTAAccaacagcacagcagagctaAAGCTACGGCTAGCACAGGcagaag agCGTTTGGAGATGGAGAAGAAGAGATCTAAACAGTCTCTGGAGGACATGAATAACCTtcgacagaaagag GTGGACCATGTGAATCGTCACCTTGAGGAGAGTCAGAGGGCTCTACAGGACCGGATCCTCAAACTGGAGGGACAGCGGATACAGCTGGAGGAG GAGTTGAGCAGGGCCAAGGCAGCCTGTGTTACAGAGAGAGCCCAGGCAGAGGAGGAACAGGGGAAGGTGCGGGTACAGGTTCGCCTGGAGGAG CAGCAGCGTGTGAGTGGGTTAGAGGAGAAGCTGCGTGGGTTGCGTCAGTCCCGTGATGAGTCCCAGAGCCACTGTTCCCAGCAGAAACAGACCATAGCTGAGCTGCAGGCTCGTAGCGGACAGCAGAGCATCGAGACAGACGGACTACGACGCAGGATAGAGGAGCTGCAGCAG GAGTTGTCTGGTAAGGACCAGGAGAAGGTTGCAGAGGTGAGTCGGGTCAGGGTGGAGCTACAGGAGCAGATGGGACACCTGCAGGCTGAGAGGACCGCACAGGGAGGACTGAAGGAGAAGATAGCTgctctggagagagagatgaaag TGCTGGCCAGTAACCACAGAGAGGCCACCCTGGACAAGGAGAGTGAGATATCATCTCTGTTTGAGAAGCTGAgactgagagaggcagagatccagaggatgagagaggacgaGGCCCAGAGAGCTAGCTTCCTCCAGAACGCTATACTCACATACGTACAGGGGTCACCGCTGCACTACAGTCCTAAGAAGTGA
- the lrrc45 gene encoding leucine-rich repeat-containing protein 45 isoform X2: MEDFRRTYLRLCKEGGVDPQESVLAQLQETRGAAAGSRLDLRGHSLSVDTCAVLGRVLHKDTLFTELALSDCMLTEEGAKLLLNGLCANTTVKVLDLKGNNLRSTGAEALGKLLVRNKTLCRLVLEWNALGMWEEAFSVFCEGLATNACLTQLDLRNNQINHQGASELCLALKRNSTLQELDVRWNNIGLLGGRSFLEALQQNRTLTLLEMAGNNIPSDTLKALEQAMDHNSDRQSTVRESRSRTQVLSKEIQILKEEKGRQFLSLMETIDKQRDEMGRSTRTTSIHVGQLQEALNERKSVVNSLTAKFQMTEAALAMSEQKNHNLGELLTRVKTEKDEQRERQSRERKKEQEDSALREGKLLREINSMSETNIQLKNKLEKMESRCKSQQDQIFELKQELTNSTAELKLRLAQAEERLEMEKKRSKQSLEDMNNLRQKEVDHVNRHLEESQRALQDRILKLEGQRIQLEEELSRAKAACVTERAQAEEEQGKVRVQVRLEEQQRVSGLEEKLRGLRQSRDESQSHCSQQKQTIAELQARSGQQSIETDGLRRRIEELQQELSGKDQEKVAEVSRVRVELQEQMGHLQAERTAQGGLKEKIAALEREMKVLASNHREATLDKESEISSLFEKLRLREAEIQRMREDEAQRASFLQNAILTYVQGSPLHYSPKK, translated from the exons ATGGAGGATTTCAGACGGACCTACCTGCGTCTGTGTAAGGAGGGGGGCGTGGATCCCCAGGAGTCAGTGCTAGCTCAGCTCCAGGAGACCAGGGGAGCCGCAGCAGGATCCAGGCTGGACCTGAGGGGACACAGCCTGTCTGTAGACACCTGTGCCGTGCTGGGGAGGGTCCTTCACAAAGACACACTCTTCACCGAGCTGGCCCTCAGTGACTGCATGCTCACTGAGGAAG GTGCCAAGCTGCTCCTGAATGGGCTGTGTGCCAACACTACTGTTAAAGTCCTGGATCTGAAG GGAAATAACTTGAGATCAACAGGAGCTGAGGCTTTAGGGAAGCTGTTGGTGAGAAACAAGACACTGTGCAG GCTGGTGTTGGAGTGGAATGCGTTGGGGATGTGGGAGGAGGCGTTCTCAGTGTTCTGTGAGGGTTTGGCCACCAACGCCTGTCTAACCCAGCTGGACCTGCGCAACAACCAGATCAACCACCAGGGGGCCTCGGAGCTCTGCCTGGCCCTCAAACGGAACAGCACCCTGCAGGAACTGG ATGTGAGGTGGAACAACATTGGTCTGCTGGGTGGCCGGTCCTTCCTGGAGGCTCTACAGCAGAACAGGACCCTGACACTCCTGGAGATGGCTGGAAACAACATCCCCAGCGACACACTCAAAGCCCTCG AGCAGGCGATGGATCATAACTCGGACAGGCAGTCCACTGTGAGAGAGAGCCGCAGCAGAACCCAGGTCCTCAGCAAGGAGATCCAGATCCTCAAGGAGGAGAAGGGACGCCAG tTTCTGAGTCTGATGGAGACcatagacaaacagagagacgagATGGGCCGAAGCACCAG GACCACATCTATCCATGTGGGTCAGCTACAGGAGGCCCTGAACGAGAGGAAGTCTGTTGTCAACTCTCTCACAGCCAA ATTCCAGATGACTGAGGCAGCACTGGCCATGTCGGAACAGAAGAACCACAACCTGGGAGAGCTGCTGACCAGAGTGAAGACTGAGAAAGACGAGCAGAGAGAAcgacagagcagggagaggaagaaagaacaGGAG GACAGTGCTCTGAGGGAGGGGAAGCTCCTCAGAGAGATTAACAGTATGTCAGAGACAAACATACAGCTCAAGAATAAG ttggagAAGATGGAGAGCAGGTGTAAGTCTCAGCAGGACCAGATTTTTGAGCTGAAGCAGGAGCTAAccaacagcacagcagagctaAAGCTACGGCTAGCACAGGcagaag agCGTTTGGAGATGGAGAAGAAGAGATCTAAACAGTCTCTGGAGGACATGAATAACCTtcgacagaaagag GTGGACCATGTGAATCGTCACCTTGAGGAGAGTCAGAGGGCTCTACAGGACCGGATCCTCAAACTGGAGGGACAGCGGATACAGCTGGAGGAG GAGTTGAGCAGGGCCAAGGCAGCCTGTGTTACAGAGAGAGCCCAGGCAGAGGAGGAACAGGGGAAGGTGCGGGTACAGGTTCGCCTGGAGGAG CAGCAGCGTGTGAGTGGGTTAGAGGAGAAGCTGCGTGGGTTGCGTCAGTCCCGTGATGAGTCCCAGAGCCACTGTTCCCAGCAGAAACAGACCATAGCTGAGCTGCAGGCTCGTAGCGGACAGCAGAGCATCGAGACAGACGGACTACGACGCAGGATAGAGGAGCTGCAGCAG GAGTTGTCTGGTAAGGACCAGGAGAAGGTTGCAGAGGTGAGTCGGGTCAGGGTGGAGCTACAGGAGCAGATGGGACACCTGCAGGCTGAGAGGACCGCACAGGGAGGACTGAAGGAGAAGATAGCTgctctggagagagagatgaaag TGCTGGCCAGTAACCACAGAGAGGCCACCCTGGACAAGGAGAGTGAGATATCATCTCTGTTTGAGAAGCTGAgactgagagaggcagagatccagaggatgagagaggacgaGGCCCAGAGAGCTAGCTTCCTCCAGAACGCTATACTCACATACGTACAGGGGTCACCGCTGCACTACAGTCCTAAGAAGTGA